The window GCATGGGATGTCTCATCGGATTCGGGCGGTTGGCACAGGTTGGACCGCGCACGGGCGGAGACGCAACATGTTGGGTGACGATTGAGCGCGGGGACGGATCGCGGGACACGGTTCCTGGAGCGGCGGCTGGGCGACTGGGCCCGCGCGCGGCTGCCGGCGGGCGTGGTCGAGGCGGTGATGTTCGTCCTCAAGCAGGGCTGGGCCGCGCTCTTCGGCGGGCTGTTCCTGATCGCCATCGTCGCCAGCCGCGCGGTCTGGTCCGAGGACTGGGCGCTGACGCGCTATGACGGCCTCTTCCTCTTCGCGGTGGCGACGCAGGCGGGGATGATCGCGCTCCGCCTCGAGAGCTGGGCCGAGGCGCGGGTGATCTTCCTCTTCCACCTGACGGGCACCGCGATGGAGGTGTTCAAGCTGGCGCAGGGGTCGTGGTATTATCCCGACACGGGGATCTTCGAGATCGGGGGCGTGCCGCTCTTCTCGGGGTTCATGTACGCCGCCGTCGGCAGCTACATCGCCCGCGTGATCCGCGTCTTCGACATGGCGTTCGCCCCGATGCCGCCCTTCTGGGTGCTTGCGGTACTCGGGGCCGCGATCTACGGCAACTTCTTCTGGCACCACTGGGTCTGGGACATGCGCTACGTGCTGATGGCCGCGACGGTGATCCTCTTCGGCCGCACGCGCGTCTGGTTCCGGGTGTCCGATCGGTTCTGGTGGATGCCGATGCCGCTGGCCGCACTCCTGGCGGCGGGCGCGATCTTCGTGGCCGAGAACGTCGGCACCTTCACCCAGACCTGGGTCTATGCGGGCCAAGGCGAGGGCCAGCCGGTGCCCTGGGGCAAGTTCGGGTCGTGGTATCTGCTGCTCTGGGTCAGCTTCGCGACCGTCACGCTGGTGATGCGCGACGCGTTGATGCGGGGCCCATGGCGGCCGGACGGGGTTGCCGCGGCGGACGCGGGGGCTAGGGTCGGGGCGTCCCCCTGACGGAGAGCCCGCGATGCCCATCACCTATCTGCACACCATGGTCCGGGTGAAGGACCTCGACGCCTCGATCGCCTTCTACAAGCTCCTCGGCCTCGTCGAGCGCCGCCGCAGCGAGAGCGAGCAGGGCCGTTTCACGCTGGTCTTCATGTGTCCGCCCGATCAGGCGGATGGCCATGCGGATGTCGAGCTGACCTACAATTGGGACGGCGATGAAAGCCTGCCGTCCGACAGCCGCCATTTCGGGCATCTCGCCTATACGGTCGACGACATCTACGCGACCTGCCAGCACCTGATGGACAACGGCGTGACCATCAATCGCCCGCCCCGCGACGGGCACATGGCCTTCGTGCGCTCGCCCGACAACATCTCGGTCGAGCTTCTGCAGGCGGGCGATCGCAAGGCCCCGGCGGAGCCTTGGGCCAGCATGGAAAACACCGGCCACTGGTAGGGGCGCGCGCCCCACGGGCGCCGCATTGCCTCCATCATCCGGGCAGGATCGGCGGTTAGTCCTTTGGGATCGTTAACCGGAGTCCGTCCTGCCATGCGCCTCATCCAACGCTTCCTGTCCGACGAGCGCGGTGCGCTCACCGTGGAATATGCCGTGCTCTGCGCGGTGACGGCGGGCCTGGGTGCCGCGACCGTCGCGGTCGTGCAGGCGGGTGCCGCCGATGCGGGCGCGGATCTCTCGGCCAACTCGGAATACTCGGCGCAGGTCGTGCAGCCCCGCGTGCGCGTGATCTACGACGAGGTGAAGATGTCCTCGATGTACAGCGCGCTGGGCGTCTATCAGGACAGCGAGCTGGGCACGCTCACGGCCTATGCCGACGAATGGGTCGATCTTGTCGAGACCTATTCGGATCAGGTGTCGCTCGACTTCAAGGAGCGCCTGACCGATTTCAACACCGCCATCGACCTCGTCTGGGCCGAGCGCGAGATGATCCGCCCGATCGACGGGACCTGGGACGACGCGGCGATCTCGGCCCTGCCGGGCGGCGCGGACGGTCTGGCGAACACATTCTATCAATAGAGACGCGCCGAGGCCGGGAATTGACCCCGGACCGAGCCCGCTCCTGCCCCACTTCCGCCATCGCACCCCGCTACCCATCGGTAAGTCGTTAAGAACCCTTCGGAGTAACCGGGTATGCGTATCAATTTCATCGAGACCGAGGACGGGGCCGTCACCGTCGATTGGGTCGTCCTCACCGCCGGTCTCGTCGCACTCGGGCTGGCCGTCATGATCTCGGTCAGCACCGGGGTCCAGTCGACGGTCGCCTCGATCGACGCCAACATGAACGCGCCCTCGGTCATCACCCGCATGAACCACGGCTTCGGCTATACCGCCCATGACCAGGCGACCTTCAACCGCATGATCGTCGGCATGGCCGGGATGGACCCCGCCGATCTCGACCAGATCGCCGCCTTCTTCAACGAGGTGAACGCGAGCGATCTGAGCGGCCTGAGCGACGACGAACGCGGCCAGTTGGCCGATATCAACACCGCGATCGACATGGCCTATGTCGATGCGGGTGGCACGCGCATCACCGAGACGAGCTATGACGCGGTGACCGTGGCGGGGCTGGCCGAAGGGCTGGGCCTCCCCAATGCCGCGGACGACGCCGAGGTCGCGCCCGACGCCTGACGCTCAGGCGACCGGCAGGACGGCAGCGGCGACCCGCCGCCCCTCGCCCACCAGAACGTTGTAGGTCCGGCAGGCGGCGGGGGTGTTCATCACCTCGAGCCCCAGTCCCGCGTCCTCGACCGCCGCGCGCAGATCGCCCGGCACATGGGCGATCTCGGTCCCCGTCCCCACCAGGATCACGTCCACATCCCCCGCCAGCGCGGTCAGCGCGGCGGCATCCGTGAACCCGTCCCATGCCCTGCGCCCGCCGGCATGCAGAAGCGTCGCGCCCTCGACCACCTCGCCGCCGATGCGGAAGAAGCCGGGCCCGTAGCCGTCGAAGGGCTGGGCGTCGTCGAAGGTCACTTCGGTCAGGTTCATCGGGGCCTCCACGCGTCGAGCATCGGGGCGATCCCTACCGGCTTCCGGCCCGGATCGGAAGGCGGCGGGTGCCCCCGTCAGACCGGCAGGCCCAGCACCACCGCCCCCGCCACCACCGCATAGGCGATCCCGCGATAAAGCCGTTCGGCCCCCGGCTGGAACAGCCGCTGTCCGATCAGCGTGCCCGCCATGTAGACCGGCAGAAGGATCAGCCCCGCCCAAAGCACGGGCGGCGGCAGCACGCCCTGCCACCAGAGCGCGGGCAGCAGCACCAGCGTCACGGTCGTCAGGAAGGTGGCGAGATTCGCGCGCATTCGCGCCGCCTGTCCCCCGCCCGCCAGCGTCACGAGGATCACAACCGGTCCCAGCAGACCCGTCGAGCCCCCCACCACGCCCGCGGCCGCCCCGATCCCGAGGCGCGGCCCCGCCGCATCCGACAAGCGCAGCTTCCAGCCCGACATGACGGCGGCCAGCGTGATCGCGACGATGATGCAGATCGCCCAGCGGAGCGGGGTTTCCGGCAGCCGCGTCAACAGCATCACGCCCAGCGGCATGGTGACCGCCGCGGCGGCGATCATCAGTCCCGTGGCGCGCTTGTCGCAGGCGGGCCAGGTCTTCGGCAGCATGGTGATGGCCGAGCCGACCGCCGAGACCGAGAAGGCCGCGACCGCCACCTCGGGCGTCGCGACCCGCGCGGCCACCGGCATGAAGATCAGAGCGGCCCCGAAGCCCGCGAAGCCGTAGACGACGCCCGCCGCCAGCGCCGCCGCCACCAGCCACCCGATTCCCGGCATGGCCAGCGCGGCGACAAGACCGTCAGGCATCCACGTCCGCGAATTGCGTCCCGGCGTCCGAGGGCTTCTTCGGATCGCGGTCGATGCCCAGCATCAGCACGACATTTTTGGCCACATAGACCGACGAATAGGTGCCGACGATGATGCCCCAGAAGATCGCGAAGACGAAGCCGCGGATCACATCGCCTCCGAGGACGAGGAGTGCCAGCAGCGCCAGGAGCGTCGTGCCCGAGGTCATCAAGGTCCGGCTCAGCGTCTCGTTGGTCGAGAGGTTCATGACCTCCTGCAACGGGGTCTTCTTGTACTTGATGAGGTTCTCGCGCAGCCGGTCGAAGAGGACGACCGTATCGTTGATCGAATAGCCGATGATCGTCAGGATCGCCGCGATCGTGGCCAGGTCGAAGCGGATCTGCAGCAGGCTGAAGATGCCGATGGTCAGCACCACGTCGTGGACGAGGGCCGCGATGGCCCCGATCGAGAACTGCCATTCGAAGCGCAGCCAGATGTAGAACAGGATCGCCACGAGCGACGCTCCAACGGCGAGCAGCGCCGTCGTGATGAGCTCGCCCGAGACCTTCGGCCCGACGCTTTCGACGGACGGGAAGGTGATCGACGGATCGACGCCCTGCAGCGCCGCCTCGACCGCGGCGATGGTGGCCGGGGTCACGGATTCCGCGCCGTCCTGTGCCTGGATGCGGACCTGCGCGACGTTGCGCCCGGCCTCGAAGGTGGGGTCGAACACCTCGGTGATGGTGACGTCCCCCAGCCCCAGCGGCGTCAGCGCGTCCCGGTAGGCGCCGACATCGACCGATTGCGTGGACTCGGTGCGGATCGTCGTGCCGCCGAGGAAGTCGATCCCGAAGTTCAGCCCGACGATCAGCCAGATCGCGATCGACGCGATCATCGCCACGATCGACGCGCCGAAGGTGACCTTCCGCCACTTGAAGAAGTCAAAGCTGGTCTGCTGGGGGACGAGGCGAAGGCGCATGTCAGACCTCGATCTGCTTGGGGCGGCGGCGTTCGAACCACAGGATGATCAGAAGCCGTGTGACGAAGATCGCCGTGAAGACCGAGGTCAGGATGCCGATCCCCAGCGTTACCGCGAAGCCCCGCACCGGGCCGGAGCCGAGGGTGAAGAGGATCGTGGCGATGATGAAGGTCGTGATGTTGGCGTCGACGATGGCCGACAGCGCCCGCTCGTAGCCCAGCTCGATCGCCCGCGCGGGGCCCTTGGCGGTGCGCAGCTCCTCGCGGATACGCTCGAAGACCAGCACGTTGGCGTCCACCGCCATGCCGATGGTCAGCACGATCCCCGCGATCCCCGGCAGCGTCAGCGTGCCGCCGATCAGGCTGAGGATGCCGAAGATCAGCGCCACGTTGATGCCCAGCGCCACCGTCGCGAACACCCCGAAGAGGCCGTAGGCCGCAACCATGAACACCACCACCGCCGCCATCGCCACCAGCGACGCGACCTGGCCCGCGTCGATGCTGTCCTGACCCAGCTCGGGGCCGATGGTGCGTTCCTCGAGGAAGGTCATCTCGGCCGGAAGCGCGCCCGCGCGCAGAAGGATCGACAGGCGGTTCGCCTCGGCCACGTCGAAATTGCCGGTGATCTGGCCCGACCCGCCCGTGATCGCCTGGCGGATGACGGGGGCGGTCACGACCTCCTCGTCCAGCACGATGGCGAAGGGCGCGCCGACATTGTTGGCGGTGAACTCGCCGAAGGCCCGCGCGCCCGACGGATTGAAGCGGAACGTGACCGCCGGCAGGCCGTTCTGGTCGAAGGCCGGCTGGCTGTCCACGAGATCGTCGCCGGTCACGACGGGCGTGCGCTCCAGGATGTAATACGCCCCCGCCTCGTCCATCGACGGATGCAGAAGCTGGTCGGCATCGACGACCGTCTCGGCGCTGCCCGACCGGCTGACGACCGGGTGGAAGGTCAGCCGCGCGGTCGTCCCGATCAGCTCCTTCAACTCCTGTGCCGAGCCGATGCCCGGCACCTGGATCAGGATGCGGTCCGCGCCCTGACGCTGGATCGTCGGCTCGCGGGTGCCCGCCTCGTCGACGCGGCGACGGATGATCTCGAGCGATTGCTGCATCGTGCGGTCGTCGGTCGCGGTCCGCTCCGCATCCGAAAGCGTGACCGTCAGGATGTCGCCCGTGACGTCCACATCGATATCGGACTGCCCGACGCCCGTCAGCGAGACGATGGGCTGCGCCAGCGCACGGACGGCGTCGGCGGCGGCCTGCGCGCCCGAGGGCTCGGAGAAGCGCACGCGCAATTCGTCGGTCGGGCTGTCCTGCCGGCGGATGGTGCCGATCTGGTCGCGCACCTCGCGGAGTGCGTCGCGCACCTCGGGCCAGTAGCCGTCGAGCCGTGCGGCGTAGACGTCGCCGAGCTGCACCTCGGCCAGGAGATGCGCCCCGCCCCGCAGGTCGAGTCCCAGATTGACGAGGCTCGACGGAAGGATCTCGGGCCAGAGCGCCAGATCGGCCTCGATCTCGGGGGTCGCGATCGCGCCGCGCTCGAGTGCCGTGACGGCGTCATTATGCCGCTCGGCGCGGGTGTAGAAGACGTTGGGCAGCGCCAGCGCCAGCCCGGCGAGGCAGACGAGGATGATGCCCAGACGCTTCCAGAGCGCGATCTGAAGCATGGATCAGCCCGCCGGTTCGGTCTTCGACAAAACCTGCGCGATCGTGGCGCGGACGACGCGGACCTTCACGCCCTCGGCGATCTCGACCTCGAGTTCGCCGTCTTCCTTGACCTTGGACACCTTGCCGATCAGCCCGCCCTGCGTGACGACCTGATCACCCCGGCGCAGCGCCTCGACCATCGCCTTGTGTTCCTTCACCTTCTTCTGCTGCGGACGGATCAGCAGGAAATACATGATCGCGAAGATCAGGATCAGGGGGACGAAGCTGCCGAAACCGGCGGCGATATCGGCGCCCTGGGCATAGGCGGGAGTGGCGAACATGGGCGGGGTCCTATCGGTGTCGGTCGGGTGCTGGAGCGCGCCCGGATGCGGTCGGGCGCGAACCTATTCGGGCCACATGGGGGGCGCAAGCCATGCTGGCAACCGCTGGCGCGGCGCGCGGCCCTGTGGCATGTCGCGCCGGACACAGCGCCGGAGGCCCAGATGCACGATATCCGCACCATCCGCGACGATCCCGCCGCCTTCGACGCCGGGCTCGCGCGTCGGGGCCTCGCACCGATGTCGTCGGAGCTTCTGGCGCTCGACACCGCACGGCGCGCGACGATCACCGCATCCGAGGCCGCCCTGGCCGAGCGGAACGCGGCCTCGAAGCAGGTGGGCGCGGCCAAGGCGTCGGGCGACGAAGCGGAGTTCGAGCGGCTGCGCGGCCTTGTGGCCGACAAGAAGGCCGAGATCGCGCGGCTGGAGGACGAGGCGCGTGAGACCGACGCCGCGCTCCGCACCGCCCTCCTCGAAATCCCGAACCTGCCCGATGCGGACGTGCCCGATGGCGCGGACGAGGGGGACAACGTGGAGGTGAACCGCTGGGGCACGCCGGCCACGTTCGACTTCGCCGCGAAGGAGCATTTCGAGATCGCGGGCGTCGCGCCCGGCATGGATTTCGAGACCGCCGCCAAGCTCTCCGGCAGCCGCTTCGTGATGCTCACCGGCGGCGTCGCCCGCGTGCACCGCGCGCTCGCGCAGTTCATGCTCGACACCCACATCGCCGAGAACGGCCTGACCGAGGTCAATGCGCCCGTCATGGTCCGCGAGGAGGCGATGTACGGCACCGGCCAACTCCCGAAGTTCGGCGAAGACAGCTACCAGACCCACGAGGGGATGTGGCTGATCCCGACCTCCGAGGTCTCGCTGACGAACATCGTCGCGGGCCACACCATCGACGAGACCTATTTGCCGCGCCGCTACACCGCGCACAGCCTCTGCTTCCGCTCCGAAGCCGGGTCGGCGGGCCGCGACACCGCCGGGATGCTCCGCCAGCACCAGTTCGAGAAGGTCGAGATGGTTTCGGTCACCCATCCGGACCGGAGCCGCGACGAGCTCGACCGCATGACGCGCTGCGCCGAGGGGCTTCTCGAAAAGCTCGGTCTGCCCTACCGGACGGTCGTGCTCTGCACCGGCGACATGGGCTTCGGCGCGCGGCGCACCCATGACATCGAGGTCTGGCTGCCGGGGCAGGATGCCTATCGCGAGATTTCCTCCTGCTCGACCACGGGCGATTTCCAGGCCCGCCGGATGAACGCGCGCTTCAAACCCGCGGGCGGCGGCAAGCCGGAATTCGTGCATACGCTCAACGGCTCTGGCCTCGCGGTCGGGCGCTGTCTCATCGCGGTGCTGGAGAACGGGCAGCAGGCCGACGGCTCGGTGACGCTACCGGAGGTGCTGAGCCCGTGGCTCGGCGGCAAGCTGACGCTGACGCCCGACGGTGATCTGGTCTAGCGCTTGAGCGTAGAGTGCAGCGCGGGCACGTAGCCCGCGGCCAGCACGGCGCGCGTCACGGGGTTCGTCAGGACAGTGACCGGGCCGTGCGGCCGGGCGCGTGCGGCCCCGTAGCCCTCCGGCGTGACAGCGTGACACGCATCCCCCAAGGTCAGCCAGTCGCCGCCCCCGTCGCGGAAGATCGTGTGGTCCGGCAAGGCCCGCGCCTCCGCCCGGTCGTGGCGCATCCGCCGCGCCCCGCGCTCCGCCCGCGCCTCGTGCAACGCGGCGTCGACGGCCATGACGCCCGGCCAGCCCCCGAAGGCCCGCGCCCAGGCCGCCTTCCACCGCCCGAAGGCCGCCCGCCGGCAATAGCCGCAGGGCCGGTGCCCGGCGGCCAGCGCCACCGCCTCGTCCAGAAAGAAGAGTTCCGTCCAGCGGCGCCCGGTCATCACCGCGCGGCGCCGCCCCTGCCAGTCGAGCGTGCAGCAGATCCACGCCCGATGCCGCCAGAGCGCATCACCCATCACGCCGTCGGCGACATGGAGGATGCCGCGGTTGCCGGTCAGCGTACCGCGCGCGGGGTCGGGATGGATTGTGCCGTCGGGGCGGACGCGGTTGCGACGCGGCAGGTCAGCCGTCCAGCAGGGTCGCGCCCGTCATCACCACGGCCTGCATCGTGTCCGCGTCCTCGACGAGATGCAGCGCACCGCTCAGCTTGGCGTGGCGCGCGTCCTCGGTCACCGGCAGCGGATCGGCCAGCTGCACCTCGATCGCGGTGCCGTGGTCGCCCGAGCCGCAGAACGGGCACTGGCCCAAATCGGACACCAGCATCCAGTCGCGCGTCTCGGCTTCCCAGCCGACGGGCACGAGGTAGCCGCTGATCTCGAAGCGGTCGACGCCGCCCGCGATCTCGGACGGATATCGCTTCGTCACCGACCAGCTGTCGGCGGTCTCGTGCTCGGTCACCTCGATCTGGCCCAGCAGGTGCCACGCGGGATCGGCGGCATCGGCGAAGGCGACCGCGGGCAGAGCGGCGGCGATGGGAAGGGTGGTCGTCAGAAGGGTGGCGCGGCGCATGTCGTCTCCGAGATCTGGCTTCGGCCCTCATCCCCGACCGCTGCCCCGACGGCAACGCCCGATTCGCGACACGGACGCCATCGGCAAGGCGCCGCCGATCAGGCCGTCTGCGCCCGCGCCAGAAGGGCGGCGAAGGCGGGCGATCCGTCGGCGGCCGCCTCGAGATCCAGGTCGGGTGCCGCCTCGCCCAGATCGAGCAGCGGATCGACCAGCACCCCGTCCGGGTCGCGATCCGCCCCCGCGACCAGCACGGCGAGCGCATCGGCGGGAAAGAACGCCACGAGGTGGTCGAACACCGCCCCGGTCCACGCGTCCGGCGTCCCGGTCGCGGCCTCGTCGGTGGCGAGATAGGCGATGTAGCGCAGCGCCAGCCGGTCCACCGGCAGATCGCCCGGCGGCAGCGTGTCCGTCGTCTCGGGCAGGCCCAGGGCCTCGGCCACGACGGCGCGGGGGATGGCGTCGGTCAGGGTCATCGCACGTCTTCCGAGCCGGTCACGACATCATCTCCTTCGTGGCACTCAGCGTGACCTCCGGGTGGTCGCGCTCGATGCGGTCGATGTCCCATTGCAGGCGCGTCAGGAAGACGGGGTCGCCATCGTTGTCATGGGCGATGTGCTGGGGGTTCTTCGCGATCACGGCCTCGACCGCGTCCTTCGGGCCGGAGAGCCAGCGCGCGGATTGGAACTGCGACTGATCGAAGCGCACCGGCAGGCCGTATTCCAGCTCGATCCGGCTGGCGAGCACCTCGAATTGCAGCGCGCCCACCACGCCGACGATGAAGCCCGAACCGATCGCGGGCTTGAAGACCTTGGCAGCCCCCTCCTCGGCGAACTGCATCAGCGCCTTTTCCAGATGCTTGGCCTTCATTGGGTCGCCCGCACGCACGCCCTGCAGCAGTTCGGGCGCAAACGACGGGATGCCGGTAAAGCGCAGCGCCTCGCCCTCGGTCAGCGCATCGCCGATCCGCAACTGGCCGTGGTTCGGAATACCGATGATGTCGCCGGCCCAGGCCTCCTCGGCCAGCTCCCGGTCGGCGGCGAGGAACAGGACCGGGTTCGAGATCGCCATCGGCTTTTTCGACCGCACATGCGTCAGCTTCATGCCCCGCTCGAAATGCCCCGAGGCCAGCCGCACGAAGGCCACCCTGTCGCGGTGCTTGGGGTCCATGTTGGCCTGCACCTTGAAGACGAACCCCGTGACATTCGTCTCATCGGCCGACACCTGACGGGGCTCGGCGCGCTGCGGCTGGGGCGCCGGCCCGTACTCGGCGATCCCGGTCATCAATTCCTGCACGCCGAAGCTGTTGATCGCGCTGCCGAACCAGATCGGCGTCAGCGATCCTTCGAGAAACGCGTCCCGGTCGAAGGCGGGCAGCAGCTCGCGCGCCATCTCGACCTCCTCGCGCAAGGTCGCGAGCTGGTCCGCAGGGATGTGCTGGGCGAGCTTGGGATCGTCCAGCCCGCTGATCGACACGCTTTCGGCGACCTTGTTGCGATCCGCGCGGTCCATCAGCTCCAGCCGGTCGTGGAGAAGATCGTAACACCCGAGGAAATCGCGCCCGACCCCGATGGGCCAGGAGGCCGGGGTGACGTCGATGGCGAGGTTCTCCTGGATTTCGTCGATGATGTCGAACGTGTCCCGGCTTTCGCGATCCATCTTGTTGCAGAAGGTCAGGATCGGCAGGTCCCGCAGGCGGCAGACCTCGAAGAGCTTCTGGGTCTGGCTCTCCACGCCCTTGGCGCCGTCGATCACCATCACGGCGGCATCGACGGCGGTAATCGTGCGATAGGTGTCCTCGGAGAAGTCCGAGTGGCCCGGCGTGTCCACGAGGTTGAAGCGATACTCGTCCGCGCCGCGGTGGAAGTCGAATGACATGGCGGACGCGCTGACCGAGATGCCGCGATCCTGCTCCATCTTCATGAAATCCGACCGCGTGCGCCGCGCCTCGCCCTTGGCGCGGACCTGTCCGGCCATCTGGATCGCGCCACCATAGAGCAGGAATTTCTCGGTCAGCGTCGTCTTGCCCGCGTCCGGGTGACTGATGATCGCGAAGGTCCGGCGGCGGCCGATCTCGGGCGGGAGCGTGGGGGCGTTGTCGAGCATGTCGCGCATATAGGCAGGGGCGACGGCGGCGTCCATCGCGCGGCCTTAACCGATTGGAGACGATCGGTCGGGCAGACTTCTGGGCGATTCGAGACAGGAGGGGCCGATGCACGCATTCCGCCGCCAAGCCGAACTGATCGAGGGCACGATCCGACTGACCGCCACGGCGCTGGTCAGGTTGCGACGCGCAATCCGCTAGGGCTCCGCCAGGGCGCGCGCGTCACCACATCGTCCGCGCGGCCCGCAGGGGCCAGTCGGCATCGTAGGCCGCGCCGTCGAAGCCGGCGTCCTGTTCGGCCAGAAGGTCGCCGACGCTTGGGAGGTCGGGCGCCGGCGCGGATCCCCAGAGACCGGCGCGCATGATCGCGCGGGCGCATTGGCTGTAGATCTCGGCCACCGTGATTACCGCCACGCAGGTCGGCGCGCGCCCGCGATCCTCGAACCGTTCGAGGATCGCCGGGTCGGTCGTCAGACGCGCGGTGCCGTTTACCCGGACGACATTGTCGGACCCCGGCACCATGAACATCAGCGACACGCGCCCGTCGCGGACGATGTTGCGCAGCGAATCAAGCCGCTGGTTGCCCCGCCAGTCGGGCAGCAGAAGCGTGCGCGGATCGGCCACCGCCACCACCGGGCCGTCATCGCCGCGCGGGCTGGCATCTGTGCCTTCGGGCCCCACGGTCGAGAGGATGCAGAACCGTGCCGCCGCAATCCACCGCCCGTAGAGCGGCGTGACGTGATCCGCCACCTTGTCGATCGAGGCGCGGCCGGGCGTTCCGTAGAGCGCATGAAGCGCGGCGAGATCGTCGATGTCGTGGGTCATGGCCCGCATCTAGCAGGATTCCGATCCCGCCGAAGCCCCCATGGTGCGACGCCTCAGCCGAAGCCGGATCCGCGCCGCGGCCTCAATAGGCGGGCTGGACGACCGGGTCGATCAGGGTGCGGCCGCCATCGACCGTCAGGATCTGGCCCGTCATGAACCCCGCCGCGTCCGAGGCGAGGAATTGCACCGCCTCGGCCAGCTCCGCCGGGGCGGCGATGCGGCCCATGGGCGTCGCGTCGATGATGTCCTGGCGAAGGCCTTCGACCTCCTTCAGGCGCGACTTGAGATTGGCCGACATGACCGAGCCCACGGCCAGCCCGTTGACCCGGATCCGCTTGGCCGCCAGCGAAACCGCCAGCGACCGCGTCGCCTGATCGAGCGCCGCGGCGCTGACCGAATAGGCCAGAAGCTCCGGCTGGGTCCGGCGCCCGGCGATCGAGCCCACGTTGATGATCGCGCCGATCATGCCCTCGTCGTCGCCATCGGCCTCGGCCTGCGCGATCATGCGGTTGGCCACGGCCTGGCTCAGCCGCAGCGGTGTCATCAGGTTCTGCTCGAGCAGCGCCGAAACCGAGCCGTCCTCGGGGTCGAGCGGGTCGGTCACC is drawn from uncultured Jannaschia sp. and contains these coding sequences:
- a CDS encoding DUF817 domain-containing protein, with translation MSAGTDRGTRFLERRLGDWARARLPAGVVEAVMFVLKQGWAALFGGLFLIAIVASRAVWSEDWALTRYDGLFLFAVATQAGMIALRLESWAEARVIFLFHLTGTAMEVFKLAQGSWYYPDTGIFEIGGVPLFSGFMYAAVGSYIARVIRVFDMAFAPMPPFWVLAVLGAAIYGNFFWHHWVWDMRYVLMAATVILFGRTRVWFRVSDRFWWMPMPLAALLAAGAIFVAENVGTFTQTWVYAGQGEGQPVPWGKFGSWYLLLWVSFATVTLVMRDALMRGPWRPDGVAAADAGARVGASP
- a CDS encoding VOC family protein; the encoded protein is MPITYLHTMVRVKDLDASIAFYKLLGLVERRRSESEQGRFTLVFMCPPDQADGHADVELTYNWDGDESLPSDSRHFGHLAYTVDDIYATCQHLMDNGVTINRPPRDGHMAFVRSPDNISVELLQAGDRKAPAEPWASMENTGHW
- a CDS encoding Mth938-like domain-containing protein — translated: MNLTEVTFDDAQPFDGYGPGFFRIGGEVVEGATLLHAGGRRAWDGFTDAAALTALAGDVDVILVGTGTEIAHVPGDLRAAVEDAGLGLEVMNTPAACRTYNVLVGEGRRVAAAVLPVA
- a CDS encoding sulfite exporter TauE/SafE family protein, coding for MPDGLVAALAMPGIGWLVAAALAAGVVYGFAGFGAALIFMPVAARVATPEVAVAAFSVSAVGSAITMLPKTWPACDKRATGLMIAAAAVTMPLGVMLLTRLPETPLRWAICIIVAITLAAVMSGWKLRLSDAAGPRLGIGAAAGVVGGSTGLLGPVVILVTLAGGGQAARMRANLATFLTTVTLVLLPALWWQGVLPPPVLWAGLILLPVYMAGTLIGQRLFQPGAERLYRGIAYAVVAGAVVLGLPV
- the secF gene encoding protein translocase subunit SecF gives rise to the protein MRLRLVPQQTSFDFFKWRKVTFGASIVAMIASIAIWLIVGLNFGIDFLGGTTIRTESTQSVDVGAYRDALTPLGLGDVTITEVFDPTFEAGRNVAQVRIQAQDGAESVTPATIAAVEAALQGVDPSITFPSVESVGPKVSGELITTALLAVGASLVAILFYIWLRFEWQFSIGAIAALVHDVVLTIGIFSLLQIRFDLATIAAILTIIGYSINDTVVLFDRLRENLIKYKKTPLQEVMNLSTNETLSRTLMTSGTTLLALLALLVLGGDVIRGFVFAIFWGIIVGTYSSVYVAKNVVLMLGIDRDPKKPSDAGTQFADVDA
- the secD gene encoding protein translocase subunit SecD translates to MLQIALWKRLGIILVCLAGLALALPNVFYTRAERHNDAVTALERGAIATPEIEADLALWPEILPSSLVNLGLDLRGGAHLLAEVQLGDVYAARLDGYWPEVRDALREVRDQIGTIRRQDSPTDELRVRFSEPSGAQAAADAVRALAQPIVSLTGVGQSDIDVDVTGDILTVTLSDAERTATDDRTMQQSLEIIRRRVDEAGTREPTIQRQGADRILIQVPGIGSAQELKELIGTTARLTFHPVVSRSGSAETVVDADQLLHPSMDEAGAYYILERTPVVTGDDLVDSQPAFDQNGLPAVTFRFNPSGARAFGEFTANNVGAPFAIVLDEEVVTAPVIRQAITGGSGQITGNFDVAEANRLSILLRAGALPAEMTFLEERTIGPELGQDSIDAGQVASLVAMAAVVVFMVAAYGLFGVFATVALGINVALIFGILSLIGGTLTLPGIAGIVLTIGMAVDANVLVFERIREELRTAKGPARAIELGYERALSAIVDANITTFIIATILFTLGSGPVRGFAVTLGIGILTSVFTAIFVTRLLIILWFERRRPKQIEV
- the yajC gene encoding preprotein translocase subunit YajC, translated to MFATPAYAQGADIAAGFGSFVPLILIFAIMYFLLIRPQQKKVKEHKAMVEALRRGDQVVTQGGLIGKVSKVKEDGELEVEIAEGVKVRVVRATIAQVLSKTEPAG
- the serS gene encoding serine--tRNA ligase, with amino-acid sequence MHDIRTIRDDPAAFDAGLARRGLAPMSSELLALDTARRATITASEAALAERNAASKQVGAAKASGDEAEFERLRGLVADKKAEIARLEDEARETDAALRTALLEIPNLPDADVPDGADEGDNVEVNRWGTPATFDFAAKEHFEIAGVAPGMDFETAAKLSGSRFVMLTGGVARVHRALAQFMLDTHIAENGLTEVNAPVMVREEAMYGTGQLPKFGEDSYQTHEGMWLIPTSEVSLTNIVAGHTIDETYLPRRYTAHSLCFRSEAGSAGRDTAGMLRQHQFEKVEMVSVTHPDRSRDELDRMTRCAEGLLEKLGLPYRTVVLCTGDMGFGARRTHDIEVWLPGQDAYREISSCSTTGDFQARRMNARFKPAGGGKPEFVHTLNGSGLAVGRCLIAVLENGQQADGSVTLPEVLSPWLGGKLTLTPDGDLV